AGGAATATTACGAACAGAGAAAAAGTATAAAGCGGGATCTGAAGGGGGATTAGGCGGGTGTAGAGTGATTGAGTTGGATCTCAGATTAAAATTCGCGGCAGTGAGGCAAGACGATGGCAGAAGTCGAGCCAGCATCTGTTACAGAGAGTGGCGGGATCGCAGTGTGGACGAGGGAGTTAACGATCGCGGAGCAGGAGCGGGTGAGGGCGATGCAGCGATTGGCAAAAGCGCCGGATCGCCGAACTTATCTCGCCCTTCAGCAAGAGATCGCTCAGCAACTGGGAATGACGGTGCGAAACGTGCAGAATTTGCTGAAGGCGTGGGAGCGCGACGGGGTGAGCGGGGTGATCCGACAAGGGCGATCGGATGAGGGAGAGCATCGACTAAGCGAGGCGTGGGAAAGGTACATCGTGGAAACGTATCGCAAAGGGAACCGGGGTGGACGGCGGATGAGCCGCTCGCAAGTGGCAGTGCGAGTGGAAGCGCGAGCGCGGGAGTTGGGGGAGATAGCGTATCCAAGCCGATCGACGGTGTACCGGGTATTGGGAAAAGAGATAGAGGCACAGGAGGCGCGATCGCGGGTGAGGTCGGTGGGGTGGAGTGGGGAGGAGTTAATTTTAAGAACGCGGGATGGGGGGGAGATTAAGGTTGAGCGGAGCAATCAGGTGTGGCAATGCGACCACACGCGAGTAGACCTGATGGTGGTGGATCAGGTGGGAGAGGTGCTAGGGCGACCGTGGTTAACGACGGTGATCGATACGGATTCGCGGTGCATAATGGGGATTCATTTAGGGATGGAATCGCCGAGTGCGTGGGTGGTGTGTTTAGCGTTGCGCCATGCGATCTTGCCGAAGCAATATGGTTCCAGTTACGGATTAGAGCAGGACTGGGGAACGTATGGGCTGCCAGAGTATTTGTACACGGATGGGGGGAAGGACTTCAACTCAAAGCATATCGAGCAGGTGACAAATGAGTTGAAGATCGTGCTGCACCAGCGGCGATATCCGGCAGAAGGAGGGATTGTGGAACGCCCGTTTGGGACGATGAACAGCGAGTTGTTTGCGACGTTGCCAGGGTACACGGGGGGTTCGGTGAAGCGCCGCCCGAAGCAAGTTGAGAAGAGTGCCTGTCTGACGTTGATGGAGCTGGAGAAGCATCTGGTGCGCTACATCGTGGAGCGATACAACGTGGGGATTGATCCGCGCATCGGGGATGTGACGCGAATGGGACGGTGGGAAAGCAAGCGAGAAGGACAACTGCCGTTGATGAGCGATCGGGAGTTGGATATTTGTTTGATGCGGCGGGAGCGGCGGGTGGTGTATCGAGGTGGGTATATCCAGTTTGCCAACTTAAATTATCGAGGCGAGCATTTGTCTGGGTACAGCGGCAGTTGGGTGGTGTTGCGCTACAATCCACGCGACATAACGAGCATCCTGGTTTATCGAGAAGTGGGGGGCAAAGACGAATTCTTGAGCCGTGCCCACGCGATGGGATTAGAAACCGAAACTCTATCGTATGCGGAAGCGAAAGCGATGGGGAAGCGACTGCGGGCATCGGGACGATCGATCAGTAACCAGACGATGTTGAGCGAAGTGCGGTCACGGGATCGGGAAGTAGAGGAACAACAGCGACGCACGCCGAAGCGTGCGAGCAAAATGTCTAATGTCGAGGTGCGAGCGAGTGCCGCCTCTGTGTCAGAGCAGCCAGAACCAGAGACAGTAGCAGAAACCGCGCCTGCCCCAATCAAAGTCCGAAAAGTGCGGGTGTACGACTACGAAGCGAAGAGAGAGGAGTATGACTTGTGGTGAGCAATCCAACCGATGGGAGCGTCAGCGCAGAGATTGCGCGATTGCAACGGCGATGGGTGGTGGAGTTAGAGCAAATGGAACGGTTTCATCGATGGTTGGACGGCAAACGAGTTGCCCGCCAACCCTGCCGAGTGGTGGGGGACTCACGCACGGGAAAGACTATAGCCTGCGAAGCCTACCGCCTGAACCACCCGCCCCAGCTCATGACTGGACGTGCGCCGATTGTACCCGTGGTGTACTGGCAGTCGCCGCCAGAGAGCGGCAATCGGGATTTGTTTGAAGGTATCTTGACGGCACTGCGATATCAACTGAGCCGAGGCACCTTATCGGAGATGCGCGCTCGTGTTTACCGGACCTTAAAAGCCTGCCAAGTCGAGATGCTGATGATTGATGAAGCGCACCGGCTGCGCCCGAAAACCTTTTTGGATTTGCAAGACCTGTTAGATGGGTTGCAAATTACGATCGTATTAGTGGGAACGGATCGCCTGGACGCAGTGGCACGACGAGATGAACAGGTTTACTATCGATTCATTGGCAGCTATCGGTATGAACGTTTGACCAGTGCAGAACTGGCAGAAACCAGCGAGATTTGGGAAACCCATGTCCTAAAACTGCCCCAGCCCTCGCACTTGAGTAGTGCGAAGATGCAAAAGATTTTAGCTCCCGCCACGAATGGGTGTTTGGGATTGTTGGATCGGATATTGCGCGAAGCGGCAGTGCGGTCCTTAGAACGCGGCTTGCCCCGGATTGAATTGAACCTGTTGCGGGAAGTGGCAGCCGAATGTCGATGAGTGAATGGGACGATCGATCGGGATGGCTATTTCAGATTGTCCCAGTTCCCGGCGAGAGTTTTGGGCATTATCTGGGACGATTCCGTCGCGCCAACGAATTGAGCCGAGTGGGGGTAGCCGCGTTCCTGGCGCTTGATGTGCGGATCGTGCGTGGGTGGGAAATGCCCTCCTACGGACAGCCGGTGAGTTTGGCACAGTTAACCCAGGTTTCAGAGTTGTTAGGACTGTCTGTGGCAGAACTGATGGCGATGTTACCGGCGGAGCGAAGGCAACTCCATCTTGCCACCCGGCTTTGCCCTGCATGTTATGCAGATACCCCAATTCACCAGCGGGTGTCGCGTCTCACGCTTTTCGTCGTCAATCTCACGTTAGATGTCGGGTTATAAGATAAGCTAGAACGCTTGCTTCACAAGGGTTTGAGTGATGTAGTATGGCGTGTTGTACGTATCTCACGTTAAACGTCGCCTTATTTTAGGAGTAATTGTCTCACACTGTTTGTCGTTTTTTAGTAATTAGGGTGAGAGATTAGAGCAAGAGAGTCTTGAGCGATCGTGAGATTTATGATTAGAATGGGATTGAGCAAAATCTCACGATCGATGTCGCAGGATAAATTGAGATAAGAATGGGAAAGCAGGACGGAAAAGGGAAAGCCGCCGGAGAGAAACCGGAAGCAGAAACAGGTGTGGAAGGGTTAGTAGAGACGGTGTTGCGGCAGGACGAAGAGACCGGAGAATGGGGGATTGTGTCGGTGGAATTGCCTGCCGAAGTGCAGCAGCGGCTGGGGGTGATCCAACGGTTGCTGGTGGCAGAAGGGACGAGGCGATACGGGAAAGTACAAGCCGCCGCTGCGGAGGAATTAGGCGTCACTGTTCGGAGTGTGCAGCGGCTGGTGAAACGGTGGCGGGAGGATGGAGTCGCGGGGTTGAGGAAGCAGGAGCGATCGGATCGAGGCGAGATTAGAATCAGCGCGGAGTGGCAGGAGTTTATTGTGAAGACGTATCGAGCAGGGAATCGCGGGAGCCGATCGATGAGTCCGGCGCAGGTGGCAGTGCGAGTGGCAGTGCGGGCTAACGAACAGGAAGCAGCAGACTATCCGAGTCGGGCAACGGTGTACCGGGTATTAAAGCCGTATGTAGAGAAACAGCGGCGGTCGAAGTCATTGGGCTGGCGAGGTTCTCGGTTGGTCGTGAAGACACGCGAGGGTCAGGAGATCGAGATCAATCGATCGAATCAAGTGTGGCAAGCGGATCATACGCAGGTGGATGTGCTGGTGGTGGATCAGTCCGGGGAAGTGTTAGGGCGACCGTGGCTGACGATCGTGGTGGATAGCTATTCGAGGTGCATTATGGGGATGCACCTGGGATTTGACGCGCCGAGCGCGTGGGTGGCGTGTTTGGCATTGCGTCACGCGATCTTACCGAAGCAATACAGCAGCAGTTACGAATTGCAGGAGAGTTGGGGCACGTATGGATTGCCGCAGTATCTGTATACGGATCAGGGGAAAGACTTCACCTCGGAGCATTTAGAGCAGGTGGCGACGGAATTAGGAATAGGATTGTGTTCGCGCCCGCAACCGAGTGAAGGAGGGATAGTGGAGCGACCGTTTGGGACATTCAACCGGGAGTTCTTCAGCAGCCTACCGGGGTACGTGGGCAGCAAAGCGAGCGAGCGGTCATCGGTAGCAGAACGGGAAGCGTGTCTAACGCTGATGCAACTGGATCGACTGTTGGTGCGCTACATCGTGGATCGGTACAACCAGGGGATCGATGGGCGAATGAGGGATCAAACGCGGATCGGACGGTGGGAAGCGGGAGCGACGATGCCGTTGCCTTTGATGAGCGATCGCGAACTTGATATATGCCTGATGCGGCGGGAGCGACGGCAAGTGTATCGAGGGGGCTACCTTCAGTTTGCGAACTTAAGCTATCGAGGAGAGCATCTGGGGGGCTATGGGGGTGAGGAAGTGATCATCCGATATGACCCGTGGGACATCACAACAGTACTGGTATACCAGAACACCCCTAAAGGCGAGCAGTTTGTGGCGCGTGCTCATGCGAGCGGACTGGAAACGGAAACGCTATCGTATCGGGAAGCGCAAGCGATTTCAGGGCGATTGCGACGGCTTGGGAAAGCAATCACGAACGAATCGGTGTTGCTGGAGGTGCGGGACCGCGATGCGGTCGTAGAAGAGTTGCGGCGAGAGAAACGGCGCAAACAAAGGACTGGCAAAGCCAAGAAACAAACGTCGATGAAGAAAAAGCATCAGCCAGAGGAGACTGTCCCTGCCAATGAGATTGCAAATGCAGCGAT
The Leptolyngbya ohadii IS1 genome window above contains:
- a CDS encoding Mu transposase C-terminal domain-containing protein, with translation MAEVEPASVTESGGIAVWTRELTIAEQERVRAMQRLAKAPDRRTYLALQQEIAQQLGMTVRNVQNLLKAWERDGVSGVIRQGRSDEGEHRLSEAWERYIVETYRKGNRGGRRMSRSQVAVRVEARARELGEIAYPSRSTVYRVLGKEIEAQEARSRVRSVGWSGEELILRTRDGGEIKVERSNQVWQCDHTRVDLMVVDQVGEVLGRPWLTTVIDTDSRCIMGIHLGMESPSAWVVCLALRHAILPKQYGSSYGLEQDWGTYGLPEYLYTDGGKDFNSKHIEQVTNELKIVLHQRRYPAEGGIVERPFGTMNSELFATLPGYTGGSVKRRPKQVEKSACLTLMELEKHLVRYIVERYNVGIDPRIGDVTRMGRWESKREGQLPLMSDRELDICLMRRERRVVYRGGYIQFANLNYRGEHLSGYSGSWVVLRYNPRDITSILVYREVGGKDEFLSRAHAMGLETETLSYAEAKAMGKRLRASGRSISNQTMLSEVRSRDREVEEQQRRTPKRASKMSNVEVRASAASVSEQPEPETVAETAPAPIKVRKVRVYDYEAKREEYDLW
- a CDS encoding TniB family NTP-binding protein, yielding MVSNPTDGSVSAEIARLQRRWVVELEQMERFHRWLDGKRVARQPCRVVGDSRTGKTIACEAYRLNHPPQLMTGRAPIVPVVYWQSPPESGNRDLFEGILTALRYQLSRGTLSEMRARVYRTLKACQVEMLMIDEAHRLRPKTFLDLQDLLDGLQITIVLVGTDRLDAVARRDEQVYYRFIGSYRYERLTSAELAETSEIWETHVLKLPQPSHLSSAKMQKILAPATNGCLGLLDRILREAAVRSLERGLPRIELNLLREVAAECR
- a CDS encoding Mu transposase C-terminal domain-containing protein, producing the protein MGKQDGKGKAAGEKPEAETGVEGLVETVLRQDEETGEWGIVSVELPAEVQQRLGVIQRLLVAEGTRRYGKVQAAAAEELGVTVRSVQRLVKRWREDGVAGLRKQERSDRGEIRISAEWQEFIVKTYRAGNRGSRSMSPAQVAVRVAVRANEQEAADYPSRATVYRVLKPYVEKQRRSKSLGWRGSRLVVKTREGQEIEINRSNQVWQADHTQVDVLVVDQSGEVLGRPWLTIVVDSYSRCIMGMHLGFDAPSAWVACLALRHAILPKQYSSSYELQESWGTYGLPQYLYTDQGKDFTSEHLEQVATELGIGLCSRPQPSEGGIVERPFGTFNREFFSSLPGYVGSKASERSSVAEREACLTLMQLDRLLVRYIVDRYNQGIDGRMRDQTRIGRWEAGATMPLPLMSDRELDICLMRRERRQVYRGGYLQFANLSYRGEHLGGYGGEEVIIRYDPWDITTVLVYQNTPKGEQFVARAHASGLETETLSYREAQAISGRLRRLGKAITNESVLLEVRDRDAVVEELRREKRRKQRTGKAKKQTSMKKKHQPEETVPANEIANAAIDEAAIESEEELIVVENVVVLDYEEWKRDRGWW